The Vibrio gallaecicus genome contains a region encoding:
- a CDS encoding threonine/serine exporter family protein, translating to MMTFDLLLGLLNDMFFASIPAVGFALVFNVPQRALIYCALGGAIGHGSRYLMMEFGVPIEWATFFAATLVGMIGVVWSRKLLAHPKVFTVAALIPMVPGVFAFKAMIAMVEINNLGYTPELVAMLMENFLKAMFIIAGLAIGLAMPGLLFYRRRPIV from the coding sequence ATGATGACATTCGATCTGTTACTTGGTTTATTGAATGATATGTTCTTTGCCTCTATTCCAGCAGTAGGCTTTGCTTTGGTGTTTAATGTTCCGCAACGAGCGCTGATCTATTGTGCCTTGGGTGGTGCTATTGGTCACGGCAGTCGATATCTGATGATGGAGTTTGGTGTCCCTATCGAGTGGGCCACTTTTTTTGCGGCAACTCTTGTGGGCATGATTGGTGTGGTGTGGTCTCGTAAACTGTTAGCTCACCCGAAGGTGTTTACCGTCGCTGCTTTGATTCCTATGGTCCCCGGAGTCTTCGCGTTTAAAGCAATGATCGCGATGGTTGAGATTAATAACTTAGGGTATACACCTGAATTAGTCGCAATGTTGATGGAAAACTTCCTTAAAGCGATGTTCATCATTGCAGGTCTTGCGATTGGATTAGCTATGCCAGGGCTGTTATTCTATCGTCGCAGACCCATTGTTTAA
- the folA gene encoding type 3 dihydrofolate reductase, with amino-acid sequence MIISMIAAMADNRVIGKDNQMPWHLPADFAWFKRSTMGKPVVMGRKTYESIGRPLPGRLNIVISRDSSLSIEGVTTVTSIEAALEVVNNVDEVMIIGGGAIYSSCLPLANKLYLTHIGLSVEGDTQFPDWGEGWNKVTSEAYRADEKNAYDMEFTILERL; translated from the coding sequence ATGATCATAAGTATGATTGCTGCTATGGCAGATAACCGTGTAATTGGTAAAGATAATCAAATGCCTTGGCATTTACCTGCGGATTTTGCTTGGTTTAAGCGTTCTACTATGGGAAAACCTGTAGTGATGGGGCGTAAGACTTATGAGTCTATTGGTCGTCCTTTACCTGGTCGTTTAAATATCGTGATTAGTCGTGATTCATCATTATCTATTGAAGGTGTGACAACCGTGACTTCAATTGAAGCCGCGCTTGAAGTCGTTAATAATGTTGATGAAGTGATGATTATTGGCGGGGGGGCGATTTATTCGAGCTGTTTACCTCTGGCGAATAAGCTGTATTTAACACATATAGGTCTTTCTGTTGAGGGTGATACTCAGTTTCCTGATTGGGGAGAGGGCTGGAATAAGGTTACAAGTGAAGCTTATCGAGCTGATGAAAAAAATGCTTACGATATGGAATTTACTATTTTAGAGCGTTTATAG
- a CDS encoding symmetrical bis(5'-nucleosyl)-tetraphosphatase: protein MSNYIVGDIQGCFDELQLLLNKINFDRKVDTLWVAGDLVARGPKSLETLRFIKSLGQSAKVVLGNHDLHLLAVSLELFPAKAKDKTLPILEAPDKLELLEWLRHQPLMQEHNEFVMSHAGISPQWNLPQARSANEEVTSVLQSENWRWLIGNMYSNEPDYWDIDHTGIDRYRYIINSFTRMRFCSHDARLDMACKLPPKEVTDGSYIPWFELPSRIKLEKTVLFGHWAALEGYSGKEVIGLDTGCVWGGELTTLRWEDKKFFTQKAI, encoded by the coding sequence GTGTCTAACTATATTGTTGGTGATATCCAAGGTTGTTTCGATGAGCTGCAACTTTTATTAAACAAGATTAATTTTGACCGTAAAGTCGATACTTTATGGGTGGCCGGAGATCTTGTCGCAAGAGGACCAAAGTCTCTAGAAACTCTACGTTTTATTAAGTCTCTAGGGCAATCAGCAAAAGTCGTCTTAGGTAATCACGATTTACACCTTCTTGCAGTATCTCTAGAGCTGTTTCCAGCAAAAGCAAAAGATAAAACGCTCCCTATTTTGGAAGCGCCTGATAAATTAGAACTTCTGGAATGGCTTCGACACCAACCCTTAATGCAAGAGCATAACGAATTTGTTATGAGCCATGCGGGCATTTCACCGCAGTGGAATTTACCTCAGGCTCGCTCTGCAAATGAAGAAGTCACTTCTGTATTACAATCTGAAAATTGGCGTTGGTTGATAGGAAACATGTACAGTAATGAGCCAGACTATTGGGATATCGACCATACTGGAATAGATCGCTATCGCTATATTATCAACAGCTTTACTCGCATGCGCTTTTGTTCCCATGACGCCCGTTTAGACATGGCATGCAAACTACCACCAAAAGAAGTCACTGACGGCTCTTATATTCCATGGTTCGAATTACCGAGCAGGATCAAATTAGAAAAAACCGTATTATTTGGTCACTGGGCTGCACTGGAAGGGTATTCAGGAAAAGAAGTCATTGGGTTAGATACTGGATGTGTTTGGGGCGGTGAATTAACAACACTAAGGTGGGAAGATAAGAAATTCTTCACACAGAAAGCAATATAG
- the apaG gene encoding Co2+/Mg2+ efflux protein ApaG yields MDISTPCIKCQVHTKYIKEQSQPDKSRYVFAYIITIKNLSKSTVQLMTRRWLITDSNGKQLTIEGDGVVGQQPIIEPNDEYTYTSGTVIETPVGVMQGHYVMADQDGNDFFAEVDPFRLAIPNILN; encoded by the coding sequence ATGGATATCTCTACGCCCTGCATCAAATGCCAAGTACACACTAAATACATAAAAGAACAATCACAACCAGATAAAAGCCGCTATGTTTTTGCCTATATCATTACAATCAAAAATCTAAGTAAAAGCACAGTCCAATTAATGACTCGTCGATGGCTAATCACCGACTCCAATGGTAAGCAATTAACTATCGAAGGTGATGGTGTGGTGGGGCAACAGCCTATTATAGAACCCAATGATGAATACACTTACACCAGTGGAACCGTGATTGAAACGCCTGTAGGTGTTATGCAAGGGCACTATGTAATGGCAGATCAAGATGGAAACGACTTTTTCGCGGAAGTAGATCCTTTTAGGTTAGCGATCCCTAACATTCTTAACTAA
- the rsmA gene encoding 16S rRNA (adenine(1518)-N(6)/adenine(1519)-N(6))-dimethyltransferase RsmA, translating to MRNDVHLGHKARKRFGQNFLNDPYIIDGIVSGINPLPGQNLVEIGPGLGAITEPVGKLVDKLTVIELDRDLAERLRNHPDLAEKLTIHEGDAMRFDFNELVKPNNKLRIFGNLPYNISTPLMFHLFEFHKDISDMHFMLQKEVVNRLAAGPGSKTYGRLTVMAQYYCKVTPVLEVPPTAFVPPPKVDSAVVRLQPYEVLPYPAKNLKWLDRVCREGFNQRRKTVRNCYKTLLSKEILEELGVNPGMRPENLTLEQFVDMANWLEDNHSAEKQ from the coding sequence ATGAGAAATGATGTCCACTTAGGGCACAAAGCGCGTAAACGTTTTGGTCAAAACTTTCTAAACGATCCATACATTATTGATGGCATCGTATCTGGAATCAATCCACTTCCAGGTCAAAATCTAGTTGAGATCGGCCCTGGTTTGGGCGCAATTACTGAACCAGTTGGAAAGCTGGTCGATAAGCTAACAGTAATTGAATTAGATAGAGATCTAGCAGAACGTCTACGAAATCATCCAGATCTTGCAGAGAAGCTAACAATTCATGAAGGCGATGCTATGCGTTTCGACTTTAATGAATTAGTGAAGCCAAATAACAAACTGCGTATCTTTGGTAACTTGCCATACAACATTTCAACGCCGTTAATGTTCCACCTTTTTGAATTCCATAAAGACATTTCTGATATGCACTTTATGCTTCAAAAAGAAGTGGTGAATAGACTAGCGGCTGGTCCTGGCAGTAAAACATATGGCCGTTTAACTGTGATGGCGCAATATTACTGCAAAGTAACACCTGTACTTGAAGTGCCACCAACAGCGTTTGTTCCGCCACCAAAAGTAGATTCAGCAGTAGTTCGCCTTCAACCATACGAAGTACTTCCTTACCCTGCGAAGAACTTGAAATGGCTTGATCGTGTTTGTCGTGAAGGTTTCAACCAACGACGTAAAACAGTACGTAACTGTTATAAAACTCTGCTGAGTAAAGAGATTCTAGAAGAGCTTGGAGTGAATCCAGGTATGCGCCCTGAGAATCTGACTCTAGAACAATTTGTTGATATGGCAAACTGGCTAGAAGACAATCACAGCGCTGAAAAGCAATAA
- the pdxA gene encoding 4-hydroxythreonine-4-phosphate dehydrogenase PdxA: protein MTTKPNSEIKRIVVTAGEPAGIGPDLTLSLSQENWEHQIVVCADKHMLAERASLLGIDVDLIDYDAKKPASAQRSGTLVVKHIPLAVPALAGELNEANGHYVLNTLETAAIGCMNNEFDAIVTGPVHKGVINRAGVAFSGHTEFFAEKSNTPLVVMMLATEGLRVALVTTHIPLAYVSQAVTEERLEEIIRILHKDLVDKFAIEKPTIYVCGLNPHAGEDGCLGREEIETITPTLEKIRQQEGINLIGPLPADTIFNEKYLQDADAVLGMYHDQVLPVLKYKGFGRSVNITLGLPFIRTSVDHGTALDLAGKGQADTGSFRTALTHAIELVEKKQ from the coding sequence ATGACAACTAAACCGAACTCTGAAATCAAGCGTATCGTAGTTACGGCTGGTGAACCGGCGGGAATAGGTCCGGATCTGACCCTTTCCCTTTCTCAAGAGAATTGGGAGCATCAAATTGTTGTCTGCGCAGATAAACACATGCTTGCAGAAAGAGCCTCACTTCTTGGTATTGATGTCGATCTCATTGATTACGATGCCAAAAAACCAGCTTCGGCTCAACGCTCAGGAACATTAGTAGTTAAGCACATTCCATTAGCCGTGCCAGCTCTTGCTGGTGAGCTCAATGAAGCGAATGGTCATTATGTATTAAATACTTTAGAAACCGCCGCAATTGGCTGTATGAATAATGAATTTGATGCTATTGTCACCGGCCCTGTTCATAAGGGTGTAATTAACCGTGCTGGCGTTGCATTTAGCGGCCACACTGAGTTCTTTGCAGAAAAGTCCAATACTCCACTCGTGGTGATGATGTTGGCAACTGAAGGGCTGCGTGTTGCACTTGTAACAACACACATCCCTCTAGCTTATGTATCTCAAGCTGTAACCGAAGAAAGACTAGAAGAAATCATCAGAATTCTTCACAAAGATTTAGTCGATAAATTCGCAATTGAGAAACCGACCATTTATGTCTGTGGGTTAAACCCACATGCAGGTGAAGATGGCTGTTTAGGTCGTGAAGAAATAGAAACCATCACACCAACGCTAGAAAAAATTCGTCAACAAGAAGGTATAAACCTGATTGGTCCATTGCCAGCAGATACCATCTTTAATGAAAAATATTTGCAAGATGCAGATGCTGTTTTAGGTATGTATCACGACCAAGTACTCCCTGTATTAAAATACAAAGGTTTTGGTCGCTCAGTGAACATCACACTTGGTTTGCCGTTTATTCGAACATCTGTCGATCACGGTACAGCCTTAGACTTGGCAGGAAAAGGTCAAGCCGATACAGGGAGCTTTAGAACAGCGCTCACGCACGCCATTGAATTAGTAGAGAAAAAACAATGA
- the surA gene encoding peptidylprolyl isomerase SurA, producing MKLWKQTLLAIATACSFSAVHAAPVELDKVKVIVNEGVILQSDIDTSLKTLRANAKKSSQALPSEDVLIEQVLEKLIIDTIQNQEAERIGVRIDDTRLNQSIADIAKENNQTIDELTASVASEGLTYTAFREQVRKEIAANEARNALVRRRINILPAEVDNLADILAQETNATVQYQIGHIQLRFNDDQTKEELETQANELVEKLNAGEDFSTMAYTYSKGPKALQGGDWGWMRKEEMPTIFADQIKMQNKGSVIGPFRSGVGFHILKIEDIKGLETVAVTEVNARHILLKPTVILSDDGAKQQLTEFVQRINAGEITFGELAQQYSQDPGSAVQDGELGYQTPDLYVPEFKHQVETIAKGQISEPFKTVHGWHIVEVLDRREVDRTDSALKNKAYRILFNRKFNEEAGAWLQELRASAFVEVVQEDQDDN from the coding sequence ATGAAATTGTGGAAACAAACCCTACTTGCTATTGCAACTGCATGTAGCTTTTCAGCCGTTCACGCAGCACCAGTTGAATTAGATAAAGTAAAAGTCATTGTGAATGAAGGTGTCATATTACAAAGTGATATTGATACATCATTAAAAACACTTCGCGCTAATGCAAAGAAAAGTAGCCAAGCTCTGCCATCTGAAGATGTACTGATTGAACAAGTCCTTGAGAAGCTGATCATTGATACCATTCAAAACCAAGAAGCCGAGCGTATTGGAGTTCGAATAGATGATACTCGCTTGAACCAATCTATCGCTGATATAGCAAAAGAGAACAATCAAACGATTGATGAACTCACAGCTTCTGTCGCATCTGAAGGGTTAACTTACACTGCTTTCCGAGAGCAAGTACGTAAAGAAATTGCAGCAAATGAAGCTAGAAATGCTCTTGTTCGTCGACGTATCAATATCCTACCAGCAGAAGTCGATAACCTTGCAGACATCCTTGCTCAAGAAACTAACGCGACTGTGCAGTATCAAATTGGTCATATTCAACTAAGATTTAATGATGACCAAACGAAAGAAGAGCTTGAAACTCAAGCGAATGAACTTGTTGAAAAACTGAATGCTGGTGAAGACTTCAGCACAATGGCTTACACCTATTCTAAAGGTCCCAAAGCACTGCAAGGCGGAGATTGGGGCTGGATGAGAAAAGAAGAGATGCCAACAATATTTGCTGACCAAATCAAAATGCAAAACAAAGGCAGTGTCATTGGTCCGTTTAGAAGTGGTGTCGGTTTCCACATTCTTAAAATTGAAGATATCAAAGGGTTAGAAACCGTAGCGGTTACCGAGGTCAATGCTCGTCATATCCTTCTTAAACCAACAGTTATCCTTAGTGATGACGGTGCAAAACAGCAATTAACTGAGTTTGTTCAAAGAATTAATGCTGGTGAGATTACCTTCGGAGAACTGGCGCAGCAATACAGTCAAGATCCTGGCTCAGCAGTTCAAGATGGTGAACTAGGTTACCAAACACCAGATTTATATGTTCCCGAGTTTAAGCACCAAGTAGAGACCATCGCTAAAGGTCAAATCAGTGAACCTTTTAAAACAGTACACGGCTGGCATATTGTCGAAGTGTTAGACCGTCGTGAAGTCGATAGAACGGATTCAGCATTAAAGAATAAAGCATACCGAATTCTATTTAACCGTAAATTCAACGAAGAAGCGGGCGCATGGCTCCAAGAACTACGAGCAAGTGCCTTTGTAGAAGTGGTTCAGGAAGACCAAGATGACAACTAA
- the lptD gene encoding LPS assembly protein LptD, which produces MQCFSRTLLAASISTALFVPTTQAETTKDSVQEMPSADQCLITPSDNSDLQLPAQVEADRLEAINGQKASYSGDVKVTQGNKIILADKVTLHQQENIVVAEGDVTFNDGQVKATSSKVTNNLTTNEFELEDTQYEFLCEQGRGEAIYITKTGKAIYEMTDGSITSCPEGDNSWRLKASSIQLDQNEEQATLINPRFEIQSVPVFYLPYMTVPVGDTRKTGFLYPTVSYGSSDGFETEIPFYWNIAPNYDLEATLKQMQERGTQLNSEFRYLTHFGQGSIKSEYLYDDQKYPTEGNRWGGQFTFDGIYQESWKFNVDYSQVSDVNYFTDVDSSIGNREDGQLLQTGEVAYRTQNWDTSLAVRDFQVLTEEGNQPYRLMPQLKFNYYAPIVWDIVEIDMKSHLSRFDTDAAGKPSATRVHIEPGVKVPLSTTWGTWTTEARVLGTYYQQDLNGVDTTTGSSYEGLEEKVSRIIPEFRSHAGLVLERDTTVLNGYTQTLEPQVQYLFVPEEDQNDIGYYDTTLLQTDYYGLFRSRKYSGVDRIAAANQLSYGASSRFYDDAYKERLNVSFGQIFFIDKDTKSPDANNTEESKSNYSSWAVEVDFNYDDYFFYHGGVQYDIDSGSMQLANSTFEYKLDKGFVQTNYRYVTKEYIDDNVGESIPDINSITREGISQAGIVSGYQFTQNWYASAQYYHDMNEDIAIEWLANLRYTSDCWYVGMTYSNELRNWSGDTGYANPDSNPEYENNFSINFGIVGFGTNIGSGSTEKGYDSSGNSLEYGRPFFLNN; this is translated from the coding sequence ATGCAATGTTTCTCCCGCACTCTGTTAGCTGCTTCTATTAGCACCGCATTATTTGTGCCGACAACTCAAGCTGAAACAACCAAAGACAGTGTGCAGGAAATGCCCTCTGCAGATCAATGCTTGATCACGCCTTCGGATAATTCAGACCTTCAATTACCAGCACAAGTTGAAGCCGATCGACTTGAAGCGATTAACGGTCAAAAAGCCAGTTACTCTGGAGACGTAAAAGTCACGCAAGGAAACAAAATTATTCTTGCCGATAAAGTCACTCTACATCAGCAAGAAAATATTGTCGTGGCTGAGGGTGATGTTACTTTCAATGATGGCCAAGTTAAAGCTACATCCAGCAAAGTGACCAATAATCTAACAACAAATGAATTTGAGTTAGAAGATACACAATATGAGTTTTTATGTGAACAAGGTCGTGGCGAAGCGATATATATAACGAAAACGGGCAAAGCTATCTATGAAATGACTGATGGCTCAATTACTTCGTGTCCTGAAGGTGATAATTCGTGGAGACTCAAAGCGTCTAGTATTCAATTAGACCAAAATGAGGAACAAGCCACTCTTATTAACCCCCGCTTTGAAATACAAAGTGTGCCTGTTTTTTACCTTCCATACATGACAGTTCCCGTGGGTGACACTCGTAAAACGGGCTTCCTTTATCCAACCGTTTCTTATGGCTCCAGCGATGGTTTTGAAACCGAGATTCCATTTTATTGGAACATTGCACCAAATTACGACCTTGAAGCCACGTTGAAACAGATGCAGGAAAGAGGCACTCAGCTTAATTCCGAATTCCGCTACCTCACCCACTTTGGTCAAGGCAGCATAAAATCTGAATACCTCTATGATGATCAAAAATACCCAACAGAAGGTAACCGTTGGGGGGGGCAGTTTACCTTTGATGGTATTTACCAAGAATCTTGGAAATTCAATGTCGATTACTCTCAAGTTAGTGATGTTAACTACTTTACCGATGTCGACTCTTCAATCGGTAATCGAGAAGATGGGCAACTATTGCAAACCGGAGAAGTGGCTTATCGTACCCAAAACTGGGATACATCGCTTGCAGTTCGTGATTTCCAAGTCTTAACGGAAGAAGGTAACCAACCGTATAGGTTGATGCCACAGCTTAAATTTAACTATTATGCACCTATCGTATGGGATATCGTCGAAATAGACATGAAGTCTCATTTATCACGTTTTGATACAGACGCAGCAGGTAAGCCGTCAGCGACGAGAGTACATATAGAACCAGGTGTTAAAGTTCCACTAAGTACAACTTGGGGTACCTGGACAACTGAGGCTCGAGTTCTCGGAACCTACTACCAACAAGACCTTAATGGTGTTGATACAACAACGGGTTCAAGTTACGAAGGGCTTGAAGAAAAAGTTTCACGAATTATTCCTGAATTTAGAAGCCATGCTGGGCTTGTTTTAGAACGCGATACCACGGTTCTAAATGGTTACACCCAAACACTAGAACCTCAAGTGCAGTACCTTTTTGTACCGGAAGAAGATCAAAATGATATTGGCTACTACGATACGACTTTACTTCAAACCGACTACTATGGACTTTTCCGTAGCCGGAAATACAGTGGCGTAGACCGAATAGCAGCAGCAAATCAACTAAGCTACGGTGCATCATCCCGCTTTTATGATGATGCTTACAAAGAGCGCTTGAATGTTTCCTTCGGCCAAATTTTCTTTATTGATAAAGATACAAAATCGCCAGATGCCAATAACACAGAAGAGTCAAAATCAAATTATTCTTCTTGGGCTGTAGAAGTAGACTTCAATTATGACGATTACTTTTTCTATCATGGTGGCGTTCAGTACGACATTGATTCAGGGTCAATGCAACTCGCAAATAGCACCTTTGAATACAAGCTGGATAAAGGTTTTGTTCAAACAAACTATCGCTACGTAACGAAAGAGTATATTGATGATAACGTCGGTGAAAGTATTCCTGATATTAACTCAATTACTCGAGAAGGTATTTCCCAAGCAGGTATAGTCAGTGGTTACCAATTCACACAAAACTGGTATGCCAGCGCTCAGTACTATCATGATATGAACGAAGATATTGCGATTGAATGGCTAGCAAATCTGCGCTACACCTCTGATTGTTGGTATGTAGGCATGACATACAGCAACGAGTTGAGAAATTGGTCTGGTGACACCGGCTACGCGAATCCAGATTCAAATCCTGAGTATGAAAATAACTTCAGCATTAACTTTGGTATTGTTGGTTTTGGCACCAATATTGGCTCAGGTTCTACAGAAAAGGGTTATGACAGCTCAGGTAACTCTCTTGAATATGGTCGCCCATTCTTCTTAAATAACTAA
- the djlA gene encoding co-chaperone DjlA gives MQIFGKILGAFFGFLFGGPLGLIFGLFLGHQFDKARRLNQSGFNSSGFGRGPNQAEKQNEFFKAAFAVMGHVAKAKGQVTREEIQLASTMMERMNLHGEQRKAAQDAFREGKESDFPLNDILERVKISSGGRFDLLQFFLELQVSAAFADGDLHPSEREVLHRIARGLGFSSEQLERRLQMQEAAFRFQQQGGSFGGQQGAGQSSGWQQASQQNQLADAFKVLGVSESAEGKEVKKAYRKLMNEHHPDKLMAKGLPPEMMNVAKEKSQEIQNAYDLIKKVKGFK, from the coding sequence ATGCAGATATTTGGCAAAATCTTAGGAGCCTTCTTTGGCTTTTTGTTTGGCGGCCCTTTAGGTCTGATCTTCGGGCTTTTTTTAGGGCACCAATTCGATAAAGCTCGTCGCTTGAATCAATCGGGGTTTAATTCTTCAGGTTTTGGTCGCGGTCCGAATCAAGCAGAAAAGCAGAATGAGTTCTTTAAAGCTGCTTTTGCTGTTATGGGGCATGTAGCGAAAGCAAAAGGTCAAGTGACACGAGAAGAGATTCAGCTAGCTTCCACTATGATGGAACGGATGAATTTGCACGGTGAGCAGCGTAAAGCAGCACAAGATGCCTTTCGAGAGGGCAAAGAAAGCGACTTTCCGCTTAATGATATTTTAGAGCGAGTAAAAATTTCTTCAGGTGGTCGATTTGATTTACTTCAATTCTTCCTTGAATTGCAAGTGTCTGCAGCATTTGCTGATGGTGATTTACACCCTAGTGAAAGAGAAGTTCTGCACAGAATTGCGCGAGGGCTAGGTTTTTCTTCTGAGCAATTAGAGCGTCGTTTACAAATGCAAGAAGCTGCTTTTCGTTTTCAGCAGCAAGGTGGAAGCTTTGGTGGTCAGCAAGGGGCTGGTCAATCCTCGGGTTGGCAACAGGCTTCACAGCAAAATCAATTGGCAGACGCGTTTAAAGTTCTTGGTGTAAGTGAAAGTGCTGAGGGTAAAGAGGTTAAGAAAGCCTACCGTAAACTGATGAATGAGCATCACCCAGATAAACTGATGGCGAAAGGTTTACCGCCTGAAATGATGAATGTTGCGAAAGAGAAATCGCAAGAAATTCAGAATGCTTATGACCTAATTAAGAAGGTTAAAGGCTTTAAGTGA
- a CDS encoding DUF924 family protein, producing MTVTYHGVLEFWFDELTPKDWFAGGEEIDALIESRFSELHKAAIQGELFEWRQTAQGRLAEIIVLDQFSRNIGRNSPTAFLADPMALALAQEAVAGGFDHQLNQQQKSFLYMPYMHSESLLMHEQAVGLFSQTGLENNLDFEFKHKVIIERFGRYPHRNEVLGRTSTEDEIEFLQQPGSSF from the coding sequence ATGACAGTAACTTATCATGGTGTTCTAGAGTTTTGGTTTGATGAACTGACGCCTAAGGACTGGTTTGCTGGTGGTGAAGAGATTGATGCTTTGATTGAATCCCGTTTTTCTGAACTGCACAAAGCAGCCATTCAAGGTGAACTATTTGAATGGCGCCAAACCGCTCAAGGGCGTTTAGCTGAGATTATTGTGCTGGACCAGTTTTCTAGGAATATTGGCAGAAATAGCCCTACTGCATTTTTGGCTGATCCAATGGCTTTAGCTTTAGCTCAGGAAGCAGTTGCGGGCGGCTTTGATCATCAGCTTAACCAACAGCAGAAAAGCTTTTTGTATATGCCTTATATGCATAGCGAATCTTTGCTTATGCATGAACAAGCTGTTGGGCTTTTTTCTCAAACGGGATTGGAAAATAATCTAGATTTTGAGTTTAAGCACAAGGTGATTATCGAACGATTCGGCCGTTATCCTCATCGGAATGAGGTATTAGGAAGAACTTCGACTGAGGATGAAATTGAGTTTCTGCAGCAGCCAGGCTCAAGCTTTTAA
- a CDS encoding DUF547 domain-containing protein encodes MKQLLLIVSLLFSTLAWSAPKSELWPYWKQSNEANPTQVSHQDWQQFLDSYLVKQGQHTLVHYQAVSTEDKAKLEQYIKLLEQVNPIDYSKAEQYAYWVNLYNAVTVDLILNAYPIKSITKLGGLFSFGPWGDDVVVVNGKSLTLNDIEHRILRPIWQDPRTHYAVNCASLGCPNLQSEAFTSDNTETLLEQAATEYINSNKGVLIENNKLQLSSIYEWFAVDFGTEKQLIQHLDQYRTKPVTNTNKISYDYDWSLNQVD; translated from the coding sequence ATGAAACAACTACTTTTAATTGTCAGCCTACTTTTCTCAACCTTAGCTTGGTCTGCGCCTAAATCCGAACTGTGGCCATACTGGAAGCAAAGTAATGAAGCAAACCCAACACAAGTCTCCCACCAAGATTGGCAGCAATTCCTCGATAGCTATTTAGTTAAACAAGGTCAACACACCCTAGTACATTATCAAGCGGTGAGCACTGAAGACAAAGCAAAGCTGGAACAGTACATCAAGCTATTGGAACAGGTAAATCCGATAGACTATTCAAAAGCTGAGCAGTATGCCTACTGGGTTAACCTATATAACGCAGTGACTGTCGATTTAATTCTCAATGCTTACCCGATTAAATCCATCACTAAACTCGGTGGGCTATTTAGTTTCGGTCCCTGGGGAGATGACGTGGTAGTGGTCAATGGTAAGTCACTAACACTCAATGACATTGAACATCGAATCCTAAGACCTATTTGGCAAGATCCGCGTACGCATTATGCAGTGAACTGTGCAAGTTTGGGTTGCCCTAACTTACAGTCTGAAGCTTTTACCTCAGACAACACTGAGACCTTATTAGAACAAGCGGCAACTGAGTATATTAATAGCAATAAAGGCGTGTTGATTGAAAATAATAAGCTTCAACTATCATCGATTTACGAATGGTTTGCTGTGGATTTTGGTACAGAAAAACAACTCATTCAACACTTAGATCAATATCGAACAAAGCCGGTAACGAACACTAATAAAATCAGTTATGACTACGATTGGTCGCTTAATCAAGTAGACTAA
- the leuD gene encoding 3-isopropylmalate dehydratase small subunit: MSGFQQHTGLVVPLDTANIDTDAIIPKQFLQKVNRIGFGKHLFHDWRFLDDAGQQPNPEFVMNEPRYQGASILLARENFGCGSSREHAPWALADYGIQVMIAPSFADIFYGNSINNQMVPVRLTEQEVDEIFQFVEATEGAEINVDLEAMKVSANGKEYSFEIDEFRRHCLLNGLDNIGLTLQHADKISEFEAKIPSFLK; this comes from the coding sequence ATGTCAGGTTTTCAACAACACACCGGATTAGTCGTTCCTCTAGATACGGCCAACATTGATACAGATGCTATCATTCCAAAGCAGTTCTTACAGAAAGTTAACCGCATTGGGTTTGGTAAGCATTTATTCCACGACTGGCGCTTCCTAGATGATGCTGGTCAGCAACCAAACCCTGAATTTGTGATGAACGAACCACGCTACCAAGGTGCATCGATTCTATTGGCTCGTGAGAACTTTGGTTGTGGTTCATCTCGTGAACACGCACCGTGGGCACTTGCCGACTACGGCATTCAAGTGATGATCGCTCCAAGCTTTGCCGATATTTTCTACGGCAACTCAATCAACAACCAGATGGTTCCTGTTCGACTAACGGAGCAAGAAGTTGATGAGATTTTCCAGTTCGTTGAAGCGACTGAAGGTGCTGAAATCAACGTTGATTTAGAAGCAATGAAAGTCAGCGCTAACGGCAAAGAATACTCGTTTGAAATTGATGAGTTCCGTCGCCACTGCTTACTGAATGGCTTAGATAATATCGGTCTAACACTTCAGCATGCCGATAAGATTTCAGAGTTTGAAGCTAAGATCCCAAGCTTCCTAAAATAA